The Glycine soja cultivar W05 chromosome 6, ASM419377v2, whole genome shotgun sequence genome has a window encoding:
- the LOC114416238 gene encoding uncharacterized protein LOC114416238 produces the protein MESSNVKNKSSGKRKMSSEDTRSYFTWNLEMECLLTDVLRDQRNLGNKGDGNWKEVAYSIVAQILSKRFGVHLMEDNVKNHFMLWRTWYGIVSDILSQSGFDWDSTKYMIAVENEIAWNEYVKSHEEAKQFRFKVIPNWDDIVDLCAKDRATGLGAKNALDADDIMSKETNEEEAIHSVSFVLEGSSSITRKNIHPSKSGEKEGIIFSMKEVVESLKEFVEVTKKKMENKKKMEIKEAQEVVHEVVSELDNISNFNGALRHRAIDWLTKNPIKFVIIKTLPLDEKKDYISSFMP, from the exons ATGGAATCAAGCAATGTGAAGAACAAGTCAAGTGGAAAAAGAAAGATGTCTAGTGAGGACACAAGAAGTTACTTCACATGGAACTTGGAAATGGAGTGTTTGCTAACTGATGTGCTTAGAGATCAAAGAAATTTGGGCAATAAAGGTGATGGAAATTGGAAAGAAGTAGCATACAGTATTGTAGCTCAAATTTTGTCCAAGCGTTTTGGAGTTCACCTCATGGAAGATAATGTTAAGAATCATTTTATGCTTTGGAGAACATGGTATGGAATTGTGAGTGACATTCTTAGTCAAAGTGGATTTGACTGGGATAGCACAAAGTACATGATTGCcgttgaaaatgaaattgcatggAATGAATATGTAAAG tcacATGAAGAGGCCAAACAATTTCGATTCAAAGTCATTCCTAATTGGGATGATATTGTTGACCTATGTGCAAAGGATAGAGCTACTGGACTCGGAGCAAAAAATGCATTAGATGCAGATGATATCATGAGCAAAgaaacaaatgaagaagaagcaatTCATAGTGTGAGTTTTGTCTTAGAGGGATCAAGTTCCATCACAAGAAAAAACATTCACCCAAGTAAGAGTGGAGAGAAAGAAGGAATAATTTTCTCAATGAAAGAAGTAGTCGAGTCATTGAAAGAATTTGTTGAAGTGACTAAGAAGAAGATGGAGAACAAAAAAAAGATGGAGATAAAAGAAGCTCAGGAAGTAGTACATGAAGTGGTGAGTGAGCTAGATAATATATCTAATTTTAATGGTGCGCTTCGACATAGAGCAATCGATTGGTTGACAAAAAATCCCATTAAGTTTGTGATTATAAAAACTCTTCCATTGGATGAGAAGAAGGATTACATCTCATCTTTTATGCCTTGA
- the LOC114416240 gene encoding uncharacterized protein LOC114416240 — protein MVDGDSSVLSSVTTLSAHGTRDLHKVVEEIQDEFVMTSNFGKEVVLLLEVCKRPYRYRVAALRAEVVAIFLHILAHNLKYRVVHFSYCRSMEIISRQFKNVLRAIMKVSKEYLKFHDYNLEGSVENKRRWFKNLIGALDGIHIPVIVVAKDRLRYRNRKWDISTNVLGVCDTDLRFIYVLHGWEGSAGDSRVLRDALRRQNYLHIPNGKYFLVDAGYTNGPGFTNNIEDEVTTIQATEE, from the exons ATGGTGGACGGAGACTCTTCCGTTTTGAGCAGCGTCACCACTTTGTCTGCACATGGCACCAGGGATCTCCACAAGGTTGTTGAGGAGATTCAGGATGAGTTTGTGATGACGTCAAATTTCGGGAAAGAGGTTGTGTTGTTGCTTGAGGTTTGCAAACGGCCTTATAGATATAGGGTTGCTGCACTTAGAG CTGAAGTTGTGGCAATCTTTTTGCATATCCTTGCTCACAATCTAAAGTATAGAGTTGTGCACTTTAGTTATTGTAGATCCATGGAAATAATAAGTAGGCAATTCAAGAATGTCCTGCGAGCTATAATGAAAGTAAGCAAAGAATATTTGAAGTTCCATGACTATAATCTAGAGGGCTCGGTGGAAAACAAACGGAGATGGTTTAAG aATTTGATAGGAGCACTTGATGGGATACATATTCCAGTAATAGTTGTTGCAAAAGATAGACTTAGATATCGTAATAGAAAATGGGATATCTCTACAAATGTTTTAGGAGTTTGCGATACAGATTTAAGGTTTATATATGTGTTGCATGGGTGGGAAGGGTCAGCAGGAGATTCTCGAGTATTGCGAGATGCTTTGCGTCGTCAAAATTATCTCCATATTCCAAATG GTAAATATTTTCTTGTGGATGCGGGGTATACAAATGGCCCTGGAT TCACAAATAatattgaagatgaagtaaCAACTATCCAAGCAACTGAGGAATGA